The Heteronotia binoei isolate CCM8104 ecotype False Entrance Well chromosome 19, APGP_CSIRO_Hbin_v1, whole genome shotgun sequence genome contains the following window.
AGCCGGAGGCATCTCTCCCCCCCGGCTGGGAAGAGCGGCAAGACCTCCTCGGCAGGACTTACTACGTCAACCACGAATCCCGAAGGACGCAGTGGAAAAGGCCAACTCCTCAGTAGGTCTTGCTGCCTCCTTAGCCCAAGGGACTCTGCTCCGGGAGGCGGGGAGAAGGGTCttcggggcggggaggggaggggggttgaggctCCAGCAGCCTCACCGGTGTGAACACAGAAACCCTCTCTTTTGGGGAAGGGACAGCAGGCCTGCCGCGGAGAATGACAGCACTCAGCTGGAAGCACAGCGGGCCTTTGCCCACCGGCACCAAATCACGGAGGAGTCCGAGGGCCTGGAGAGCAGCGAATCCCCTGAGGTCGGAGTGGGGGACGGGAGGGGTGGGGATCTTGAGAGGAGGCCGGAGGCTCATCCAGGCCGCTTGGAGACCCCTGGAAAGGAAGGGGTGGGCTCAGTCTGGCTCAGTGGGAAGGCCCCTTTGGCAGAGGCAGCCAGCTGGTTCGGGCAGACTGCAGCGCAAGAGAGAAGCTGCCCGTGGAGCTGGTTTCCCTGCTGCAGCTGGGTTTGTTGGTTTGCTCTTCTGCGAAAGGCGCTTGGTCTCTCTTTTGGAGCACCTTTGCAGCCTTCCGTCATCGGCCCTCGGGTTCTGCTAGCTTGCCttgttccctctctcccccctcctcccagagCTGGGAAATCATAACAGAAGACGAAGCCACTCTCTACGGCGCTCTGCGGGGCCACGCGGAGGCCGAGGCACCCCCTGCGGAAGACCTGAGTGCTCAGCGGACCCCTGCGGCACCCGGCCCTGTAAGAGCCCAGCGGGGCAGGAGGGAAGGGCTGGCAAGAAGCAACCCCAGACTCCCGTCCCCCATGCCGGGAAATGCACCAGCTCCAGCtccccccctcgccccccccaGCCTGCCAAAGAGCCCCGGGGGCTCAGCACAGCAGCCTCGCGAAGGGCTTGGTCTTGTGCTGCCCAGGCTTTGCCCTGAGTTGGCGTCTTGGGCTTGAAACTGGCTTTGCTCAGGCCAGGCCCATCTCCCGAGGGGGGGGtgaggtggcccctgctgcaggccCTCCCTGGctgacctcccccctgctctttcCAGAGCGCCACCAGCAGAAGCAACGGTCTCCAAACATACAGCCGGGAGGAGCAGCCGGTGCTCCCTGTGGTAAGTCCTGCTCCGCGATGGTTGTGGCCGGAGCTgctcccctggcccctcctgACGCTCCCTTGGCACGAGGGGGGGTGAGCTGAGCATGGCCGGAAAGGGGCAGCAGTCCGGAGGGAGGGCTCCtctgctgccctgagccctttccCCAGCCACGGTCCAAAGAAGCCGCTCCCTCTCTTGGCTGGAGCTGGGAGGGCCAGGTGCTCAGGGGGGCCAGCTGAGccccccttcctcctgctgctgctctggcTGCTGTCCTTAGAACTCagcacgggggtggggggtggctggAGGGCAGGGGGGCCAGTGTCAAGCGCGCCTCCTTGTGGCTGTTGCGTTCCTTCACAACCTTGCCTGGATCCTTCCCTTATTCTGCTTCGGGGTGGGGGGTGTCCCTCTGTTTCTTTGGCCAAGTAGTTTCAGtcctaccctccctcccccccccccccgcagttacTGCCCACTTCATCTGGGCTGCCTCCCGGCTGGGAGGTGCGGACGGATGACAAAGGCCGGCCTTACTACATCGACCACAATTCCCAGACCACCACCTGGCAGAGGCCGGCAGGGCAGGTATGGGGGGCTGGCGTTGGGAGGGCCGGCAAAACCCTTGGGGCCAGGCGGGGGGAGGAGCAAAGCTGGGCTTGGCTTTAGATGGGGAGGGCCCGCCTGCCCGTCTTCAGAGCCTGTGCGGGCTGAGAtatttctgaacggtgcaactgGCTGAGTCTGCGCCTAACCCTGGGCCCTTCCCAGGCCTTGGGGAGCAAAGGAAGCCTGGCTCAGAGACAGAGAACTGGGTCGTgctgcagtgtgtgtgggggggatggcCCTCAGTGGCAGAGTGCCTGCTGCCTCCATGCACAAGGTCCAAGGCCAGCATCTCCAGTGCCAGAGCTGGGGAGGCCTCTCTTCGCTGCTCAGAggaggagggtggggtgggggggctcacCAGGCAAGGCAgctgcatttggggggggggggctgttagtGGGAAAGGTGCTGGGGCTCCCAgctcagcctctcttcctttgacTCCTGGCAGGTGGGAGCAGAGGAGCCTCTGGCAGCCCTTGCAGGGAGCCCTTCCGTGGGGCAGCAGCTGGACTCCTCCCGGCAGGCATGGCCTCCATTGCCAGGGGCCAGGGACCCCGGGCCTCTCCCCAAAGGCTGGGAGGTCCGCAACGCCCCCAGTGGGAGGCCCTTCTTCATTGACCACAACACCAAGACCACCACCTGGGTGGGTGGCTCTCCCACTGGGCTCAGAGGCCAGAAGGGCACCAGTCCTGGGCGTGGGGGAGGTGCGGGAGGAAAGCTGAGAGCGAAGCAGCCTCCTTGCTGGTGGGGAGGGCGACAGCACAGGGGAGCCTTGGTGGGCTGACTTTGCTCAAGGGCGGGTGGGATCCCTGACTCAGCcgtggcccccccccccctcagcccttTTGTTCCAGCCCCGCCCCCCGCTTCCCACCAGCACCCTCCCTGGGAGTGCCCAGGTGGGCATGGAAAGGTGCGCCCCATGAATGGCATTGGTCCAAGCTGCCCATCACTCttctctgactctctctctctgtgcctccTGGCCACTTGGTGTGGGTGTCGAGGAGGGCAGGTGTGATGGCCCTGGGCAAGACACGCTCCCAGTTGGTATCTGGGTGGGGACTCTGGCAAGGCCCCCTCTTTCTCCTTCAGGCAGGAGGGCCGCAAGAGAgagctgcttccttcctttcaggCTTCTGTAGTTAAAATCCACACAGTCCAGAAGGGGTGCAATCTGGTCCCTCCTGTGAGTTTCTCTTTGTGTCTCCCCCAGGAGGATCCCAGACTGAAGCTTCCAGCCCACGTGAGAAGGAAGGCCTCTTTAGACCCCGGGGAACTTGGCCCTTTGCCGGTGAGTCTCTCTGGCCTCTGGGGCTTGAGACCCACCCGCTTTCTCCGTGGCCTGGGCCTGGCAGGATGCCTGAGTGGCTTTTCCTTGGCTCTCCCTTTCTCCTTTAGCCCGGCTGGGAAGAGAGGAATCACACGGACGGCAGGACCTTCTTCATCAACCACAGTtcgtggggaagggaagggaagggaagggaagggaagggaagggaagggaagggaagggaaggggggagaagcaccagttcccctcctccccggagtgggggtggggcagcCTTCTTGGGGCTGAGGCAGCCTTGTGTCTTTTGCAGACACCAAAAGGACTCAATGGGAAGACCCTCGCCTCCAGAATGCAGCCATAACCAGACCAGTAAGGCTACTTACtttaatcgggggggggggtgtgtgtgatcCCTGGAGCTGGCCGCATCTTTGCATCCCCCGTCCGCATGAGGGGGGGAATCTCCATCCTATGGACACAACCCACAAGTGAAAGATTAGCCTCTGGAGCAATCTTGTCAGTCACCCGGGAAATGGAAGGGGCTCTTGCTGGGAGTCTGCAGCCTGCCTCCGCCCCCCCAAGTGCTGCAAGGCCAAGCAGGTGTCTGACTGCAAGAGCCCCTCACCTGctgcttccccctctccctccctccctccctccctccctccctccctccctccctcccttccttccttccttccttccttccttccttccttccttccttccttccttccttccttccttccttccttccttccttccttccttccttccttccttccttcccaggctgTGCCTTATTCCAGAGACTACAAACGGAAGTACGAGTTCTTCAGGAAGAAGCTAAAGAAGCCAGTAAGTGTCTCCTCTAAACAAGGCTGGGTGGTGGAGCAGCGGGAGCCATGCCCAGGCCACCTCCCCATGTGCCAGTGCTCCTTGGGTGCAAACAGGAGCCCTCCTGGGCCGACGGGCAATCCAGGCAGCTCGTTCAGGTCCCAAGTGACTAGGCCCTAATGAGGAGTTCTCTTCTCCTGCCCCCTCCGGCACTCTGGCTGCCCTTTCCCTCTGTGCCCAGGGCAGGGcgggccagccctctcctccccccaggctTGGGTGGCACCAGCTGAGCCCTGGGCTGGGGCTGCCACCTGCCTCCTCCTGCCAGCCAGTCGGGCGTCATTCCCAGAGggcctctcttcttcttcctcctcagacTGACATTCCCAATAAGTTTGAGCTGAAACTTCACCGGAGCAACATCCTGGAGGATTCCTACCGCAGGATTGTGTCGGTGAAGAAGGCGGAGTGCCTGAAGGCCCGGCTGTGGGTCGAGTTTGAGGGCGAGAAAGGCTTGGACTACGGAGGGGTCGCCCGGGAATGGTTCTTCCTGCTCTCCCGGGAGATGTTTAACCCCTACTACGGGCTCTTTGAGTATTCGGCTGCGTAAGTCAGAGCTGGCCgggggtgagggggtggggggagcccagCTCGACTCCTGCCCAGAACGAGGAAGGGCTGAGGAGGTTGGCTGGCTCTCACCGCACGCTCTCCCTGCAGGGACAACTATACTCGGCAGATCAACCCGAACTCGGGGCTGTGCAACGAAGACCACCTCTCCTACTTCAAGTTCATTGGCCGGGTGGCGGGGATGGCCGTTTATCATGGGAAGCTGCTGGATGGTTGGTccttctgtggggggggggagagcaggggcCACTTGGGGATCGCTTAAGTTGTGCTCTGCCTACTGACCCCCTTCTCGCGCTCCCCTTCAAGGCTTCTTTATTCGCCCTTTTTACAAGATGATGCTTCAGAAGCCCATCACTCTCTGCGACATGGAATCCGTGGTACGTGCCCCCTCCACCACACTCTTGCAGGCTTCCCTCCCACGGTTTCCCTCCTTCCCTAACGGCCAGGCTTCCGTGTTCTCTCTAGGACAGCGAATACCACAGCTCTCTGAAATGGATCCTTGAAAATGACCCCACAGAACTCGACCTCCGGTTCACAGTTGACGAAGAACGTTTTGGGCAGGTGAGCGTCAGTTTCCTCCTGCCGGGAGGGCCCTACAACTGGAACACCTGGCCACATCCAGACGGGGAcagcatttgcctgcctccagtcttctggcgcctcacctgttctccaagagttctcaaaaataatggccagaggctcagaaattacatccgcaagttcTTTTAGTTCCCTTGGGTGcatttcatctggccctgaggacttggtgTCATTGAAAGAAACGAGGTGTTTCTGTAGTACTCCTATGCCGATCCTAAACTCCCTTCTGtcatctgtatgatatgggatgtagaaggaagatacaaatgatcttaagggacccttcacatccgggccacttgctatttgagactttaccgtcaggtaggcgatatagagtgttgaaggcaaagacaaatagattcaagggcagcttctatccaagtgccgtggttaagctaaatgcagggttatgaatggttatgtgtttttagatgcatttaaatggtctatgtatatgtccttttgtgggtgttgatgtgttggtatgtttgtggaagagcacctca
Protein-coding sequences here:
- the NEDD4 gene encoding E3 ubiquitin-protein ligase NEDD4; amino-acid sequence: MTYLPQSHSPEEDGPEQAEELEPGWIILDQPEATSGQLQEPEASLPPGWEERQDLLGRTYYVNHESRRTQWKRPTPQDSRPAAENDSTQLEAQRAFAHRHQITEESEGLESSESPESWEIITEDEATLYGALRGHAEAEAPPAEDLSAQRTPAAPGPSATSRSNGLQTYSREEQPVLPVLLPTSSGLPPGWEVRTDDKGRPYYIDHNSQTTTWQRPAGQVGAEEPLAALAGSPSVGQQLDSSRQAWPPLPGARDPGPLPKGWEVRNAPSGRPFFIDHNTKTTTWEDPRLKLPAHVRRKASLDPGELGPLPPGWEERNHTDGRTFFINHNTKRTQWEDPRLQNAAITRPAVPYSRDYKRKYEFFRKKLKKPTDIPNKFELKLHRSNILEDSYRRIVSVKKAECLKARLWVEFEGEKGLDYGGVAREWFFLLSREMFNPYYGLFEYSAADNYTRQINPNSGLCNEDHLSYFKFIGRVAGMAVYHGKLLDGFFIRPFYKMMLQKPITLCDMESVDSEYHSSLKWILENDPTELDLRFTVDEERFGQTHQHELKSGGSDLVVTNENKQEYIHLVIQWRFVNRIKRQMAAFKEGFFELIPQDLIRIFDENELELLMCGLGDVDVNDWREHTKYKNGYSANHVVIQWFWKGVQLMDSEKRIRLLQFVTGTSRVPMNGFSELYGSNGPQLFTIEHWGSPDKLPRAHTCFNRLDLPPYESFEDLWDKLHVAIENAQGFDGVD